A window of Daucus carota subsp. sativus chromosome 2, DH1 v3.0, whole genome shotgun sequence genomic DNA:
GTAACACATTTTTGTAACTAAATTAGTACTGCCAGGAACACTTTTCACTTTTTTCCAGAGTTTTAGGCAGACAAATTTGACATGCTTTCAGTCTTCACCACTCACCTGTCTCATTATAGGTGCGAGATCTATTCGATAAATAGTACTAAGAGCTTAATGAGAAAATTTAACCCAGTCTCTGCGTCATGTACACTTCAGCAAACATACACTCCTTTTTTGAATGTTTTCGTAATTGCTTTTTAATATTTCAGGACAGAAGTTTTACTTTCATCTTGAAAACTCCACCTGCTTCAGTACTTCTGCTTAAAGCTGCAGGTATGATCAATTGTCCATTGtgtatatttttagttttataccTTAAAAGTTTCGTAGTTTTACGATATTAagcattttttgaataaattagaaataatgtacttttatgtttttttatctaCCAGTCACTACATTTTCACACGTTGAGTTTGGTAATCTAGTTGAGGTCTTTCGTGCAATTTGTGGAAACCATTATAGAGTTTTATCACGGGCTTACATTGATGAGATTGATCAATGTATTATGGCTGCTCTAGAGTTTTATCATGGACGTACAATGATCAATCCAATGCAAATAGCGTCCCACTATATATCTATGCTTTCAAGACTTAACAAATTAGACTCCATCCAAATTCATCCGTGGCAATCAAATTTGAATATGGAATGAGTACATCTGACACTTAGGAAAAACAACAATAGTTAATCAGCTACAGCTATAAAATAGGAACCACATACTGTACCTCTGcacctccctccctccctccctggTACTGCTTCAGTCCAGTTAAGATCTGTATATAGTGCAGTGAAGCCTATCCAGAGATGTTGGATAAAATCAAGAATGTGTACCATGATCATCAAGAAGTAGAAAGCAAAGATGAATATTGCTGGTCTTAAGTTGAAAACTCATTATTTGGATTTGGGCACTGCAAAAGATGTAGGTCGAGTCTCACCTCAACCCAAAACTCATAATTTGGGTTTGGGACGGTTGGCTAAGTAAACTATTTGTTTCCTAATTTTCCTGTCTAGACAATGAACAACTATATGGATTTATTTCGTAGAAGTTATCAGGACGTGAAGCTCTTTTAGGTGAGTGACTCACCTTAGGGTGAAAGTCCATTCTATATGGTGTACACATTTTTTCTCTTAGCATAATAAATTGCTTTGTTTCATATCTCCGCCAATGGACAATTGTTCCATATAATGACACAATGAGCATTGTTGCAAAATACAATCATACAAGTAACTGATTCAAAAATGTAGATGCCAACTGCAGAGTCTCCCAGTCAAGTCTTTATCCTTCTCCTTCAAATAATCTTAGTGAGTGCATTACATATCAGAACAGCCTTAGCAGAGACTTGGGATAGGGATTGTCCCTGCTTTTGTGTTTAGCCATTTGCATCTTTTTTAAGCATTTTTACTTTTGGAATTATTGTTGCGGTTCAGTAATTTGTGTTATAAATCACTTGAGGTAAGATGTTACAACCACTATATAAGAGGGAAAAATTAAAATCCTTCTTACATGAAATACATGCCATTAGGCATAAATCCGACCTTCATATGCTTTGGTCAACAAATTACGAAAACAGAAAGTGCCTAACATCTGCAGACCTTTGGTGGAATCGTTATGGGAAAATGCTGGCTTATATCATTCCATCACTGTAAATTTAGAATCCTAACCTGCTTTTGTACTAACATGCAATACCTATGCAGCTGCCAAGTCTTTTTCAGAAAATagtgatgatatatattaatttttggcCTTGTCTTTTGAAGAGATAAAGGTGATACAGCTTGAAATTGCAGTGTCTACATTTTTCTCATGTACTTAATTATAGTTGTATTTGGTCTTTTTTACTTATTTAGCAATAGAAGTCAATAAACaatcactatattatctttatcttctttttcCGGTAGTTAAATTATCTTAATCTtatcatttgaaaattttaagatgaGACAACTGTAGTCGTAGAGCAACTGTAGTCTTGGTTAAACGatgtaattattattgtttcctGACTACCCGCGTAAGAAAGTTTTAATGCAATCTTATTGAGCTGATTCATAGAGCTAAACAATCTTGCAGGAGCGGAGAAAGGCTCAAAAGACCCAAAACTAGAGAAAGTCGGGAAAGTCACAGTTGAGCAGTTGCGCACCATTGCAATTGAGAAATTGCCAGACTTGAATTGTTCAAGCATAGAATCTGCAATGAGAATTATAGCCGGGACTGCCGCTAACATGGGCATTGATGTCGATCCTCCCATTCTTACCCCCAAGATCAAGGAACTTGTGTAGCCTCGCTTGTTTCCCTCCTCTCGTCCCCCCACCCAACAATAGCACATTATCATTTTCTTTTGTATGTCCCCTACTTCAGTCTTAGCATAGGTCATTCATCttcttctagcttcattataaGTTAGATATGCATCAAAGTGAGTGATGTGGAGAATGTTGAGCCCTGATTGATTTTTAGAAGTCCAGTTGATGTTGATATATGCTATCGAATTCACATGGCTGTCAATCTGTTTTGTGGTCACTGAGATGTAAAAGTGGATGCATATATACAATTATTGTAAAAAACCAACACAAATAATTCAgccatcatcttcatcttttTTATGCACAAGTAAAATTGGTGTAGAACATGAACCACAACTATCAGTTTCTTTCAACAACATCATCATTGCAATATATGTGTAGTTGTGTGCATCATCTGGGTTTCTCTCTGTCTATGGTTCAGCTAGATATCACTCCCTCTGTTTATTTGGTGAGCTAGATATCACTCCTTTTGTTTATTTGCTACTTTGACTTTTAGCACAAAATTTTAGGTGAGTTGACtggataataaaaattattaatttattatttttagttgaacttttttaatgaattaaaattttgttacatatttttattcagaaaaataaaaaatttaactacGCTCACaacacttaaaaatatgtgttaCAAGTCAGGacataatatgaaaaaaaatcataactaAATTCAAAGCatcatatgaaaaaaaaaacagagcgAAAGAACAAAATTATAAGTAGGTGCAAATATAGGGTCgtctaagagcaactccaatggtgCCTATTCTGAACCCCTaaagtataatatattaatggttacttaaaatataggtaggcaaaaagttgttttactCTAACGGTATTCCCTATAATCAtccctatatttgaaaaaaataatattttatttgaacttcTACTATGATGGAGAGATAAAAAAGGGaggaaaaatgaaagaaaaagagagagagatgaggtgGAAGAAATAAGAGCTTACTTTTCTATCCTCTAAATAAGGGGTTTTGTTTTCCCTCACCTAAAAATTTTAGGTAAAGAGAGCAGGATTAGAGTGAACAATTTTTACTTAAATCCCTATTTTTGTCCACATAAGCTCATTATAGATAAATGAGATGttcccttggagttgctctaagtaCAGAACTGAAATAATGGAGATAATTCGAAATAACAGTACCAGTGAAAAGATGAATCATTCCTGAAAATGAAGTTAACACAGTTTGAACAAAAGATAAAAGATAAATATGCTAGCatccaaattttcattttttaaacaaataaagtcttttgggattttttttttatctaaattggGATGGTGGGAGTATTTAAGTCCCCATTTTTGGGAATATTAAGTACTTAAATTTCTACGGAAGAAGATGGTAACGCACACTGTAATAAAGAAAGGTTCCGTGAGTCTCTTTGGCGCATTATGTGTTTGTAAGCGTCTCATTGTTTTACTGCTTTACCCTGCCTGCCACCAATATTGACGTTTGACAATGCCCCTCGACTTGGCTTTTTGTATTATTAGTaaataaaaaaccaaaaaaataagAGAGGACTGCTCTAATATGCGTGAGTAGCATATGTTAAgcggaaaaaaattattatacgcAAAAAAAACCCCGAGATTACCAATTTCTCAATGAAAAGACTATTATACCATtactgtatatatattaaaaatctagaATTAAATTatccaatatatttttttattaaatatacatactgTAACATACATGCGTAAGAAACCGAATATCTCCGGCAACTATAAAACACAGTAGAAGTAATAGTGGCACCTTAAAAAAATTGACAAATCACAACTGACAAGTGACGAGTAGgctaatattaaattaaaacaatgaaaataacagaaatcaaattttaagaatCCAAAGAGGAAATAAAAAGGGCTGAAGCACGCAGCTCCGAATCCGAAATCCCCGAATCCAATCCTTCTGGGCAAGGGATTCTGATCTCTTCAGAATATCCCACTCCCCCTTTTTATAAAACCCTAGATAATAATCTCTCATTGCCTATACACACAACTCTTTTCTCCACCGAATAAAATCCTCCAGGTAAAAATCTTTATTCGTTCATATTTGTATCCTTGTAGCTCAGATTGTCATTCTAGTAGTGTTTTTTCGTGcaatttttgtgtttttagCTTAAAATTTGTTGAGTAAAGATGATTATTTAGATTTCGTTGGTTGATTGACTTGTTGATAATTGAATAGTTGTAGTAATAGTGGATATTCATGCTTCTTGTGCTGGCCTTATCCTGTTTTTTCGTCGTTTTGTATCACTGTTATTCCCTTTCTGCTGAGGCATATTATGTACGTGTATGTAATTTATGTTTGTTACGGCGTTGTTTTATCTTCTCCGTGTGGACGATGAAGTTTCGAGGATATTTGTTAGTTTACTGATCTCCATTCAAGACTTCGGTCTTTAGGCTCTAGTATTTTACCCTTGGATTGAGCCCAACTGATCAGTATTGACCATGCTCTGGTGctataattttttgttctaCTTAATAATTCATGtgtatatcatatattaatcgAAGTTTTCTTATGTGTACTTTAATAGTCGACTTTATATACGTGATCTGTTGCATTATCTGTTGGATTTGTGGAGTCAGATTCAGAATATGATTATGATTTGGTTAGAAATATTGGACTCCTGTTAGAGTTAGGTATTTCAAAGTTAGACTCCTATTTTAGTTAGGCTAGTTTCATCTCTTATAAATACTCCAATGTAATTGTAAAATCACAACACAACAAAATTGTGAgagatcaataaaattagtgTGGCTTGTGGAGTAAGATTTTCCGAACCATGTAAACCTTCTCTGTGTGATTGTCgtttattttcttcttcttgttttttcgCTTTTGGGTTTTGCTTTCGTTATTGTATACACAACATTATTATTGGcatatttacttttaaatttataggcaacaaattttttttgtttactatatatttgtatatattttttttaaaagtattgtATTTCATCTTTCAATTCAGTATGTAGCTACGAATGGAAGTTTACTGGAATACTCAGTGTACAATCAATAAATCTGGGTAGTTCTATGCTTAGTATGTTTTCTTGAAGCAGATGAGAAGCCACACCTAGAGGAGACCTGTATATGCTTCAAACCCGAAATCAAATTTCATAACATTCCTGTTATCTGTATTGAACATTTGGAACCCCTTTAACAAATACTCCTGCAACTACAATGACAGTAAACAATAATATCAATGAACTAGGAATTTAATCACACGGCATTGTTCCCTTAGAAAATCAGACCTTCACAGCCACCACAGGTTAGTTGAGCTCCGGTGCTGGGGTGAAGATTTTAAAAACCTTAAACCTGTGCAAGCCCAGATGAagagttgaaaaaaaaaaaattattaggagACATCTGTGAGGAAGAAGCTCCATCCTAGAACATTGCTCTTTTGTCTTTACACATTGGCCTAATATATGGTCGGATTCTGCAAGCAAGTGTCCCTTGATCTGCCAGAACCACAAATTATTTGTGAACTACCCAGATTTAGACACTGACATACTTTAAGCAACCTACCAGATTCCATGTTATTTACCTATATCCGATCACCTTATTCAAACTGATTTCAAGTACTCGGTTAATATGTTAACGTATCTGTTTTAACCCAAATAATATTGGTTAGCAAGTTTTTCATTCCATGACCAGCACAAAATAGGTTTAATGTGGTCTGCTGCTGGTGAACAAGGTCTCGGAACTTGTCATAGATTGAAACTCATGTTATCCCTCGAGCTGCTGGGGCACAAGCAGTCAACACTCACTAACCTTCATGCAACTCTCCTTGAGCCGGCCTTCCAAATTGATTTGCGAGAACAAATGGCTGAGATCCTAATGGCATCCCTCGAAAAAAATTGGGATTAGGATCATGAGAAGTGGTGCCACTAGTGTAGGGACTACGAAGGGGCTTGGGTAACTCTTTTACTTAACTATATGATTAATGTTATGAAATGGAATCGCAGCACTGGTCCCTGCGAGAGGGGTAGAGGAACCTGAGGCAGTACGGGGGCTAGATATTGGTGAGGGAGACATCCTTCCGTTTAACTGTTGTGGAGACCTTGGTTGTAAAAGAGGGCTTCCGATTGGAGAGACTGGGCATGATATGTTCCTTGGAATATGAATATCACTAAAATTGAAACCggatatatttgtatatgtccagatatatatatattttttttgtgtgtgttctTGGTCTAATTAGTTTTCCATTAAAACCTTAatgtaagatttttttttatttttgcgcCATATTTTGTTCATATCATCCTTTAGGCATATGGAATTCTGTTACTAATTGTATTATTCAGGAAGTTTATCTTTGGATACTGCTTAATCCTTTTCTTCGTAGTCTTTGTCAGCTCTTTCCCATTGCGATTTTGTTCTTTTAAACCCTTGCTCTTATGTTTTGACTACTTGAATATAAATTGCAAATTGATAGATTTTCATACTCTTATGACCTAGTGTTGATCAATCCTTGTTGAAGGCAACATTGGTCTGTTCGTGTGATAAAttagtaataaataaatgaatgaaACAATAAAAGAAGAGTAAAAGTATGGACTTCAGGAACACGCATTATTCATGTGCttttttgtgtttgtgtgtatgtTACGGTGTTGAAAGAAAATATCATTATAAATTTGAGTCTAGTATCTCGCCAATCAAATTAGAGTtcagaaatataataatatatatgaaattctaATACATACAGTTCAGAAGTATCTTAATTGAAAACATACAATTTTGTTGGCTCTGGTTGTCTGCCTACATATTTTACTTTACTGTAAATTTCACTAGCACATTAGTGCGAAATATAATTTATCTCTATACAGATGTCAGTAAACCTTTTTATTGCAAACTTTCAGATGGATATGCAACATTCTGAGCAAGGACACATCATTGAGGTATGTGGAGATCTTCAAGTTCAAGAGAGGACAGCAGGCGCAAATAAAATTTGTGATGGAGCACCATGTGGATTTTCTGATGCTAAATCCAGTCCCAAAGAAGCAAAAGAAAGATCAGATTCAATGCGAAAGCTTGTGATTGCTGTTGCACTCTGCATTGTTTTTATGACCGTAGAAGTTGTCGGAGGTCTAAAAGCCAACAGTCTAGCTATTCTGACAGATGCTGCTCATCTGTTGTCAGATGTTGCTGCTTTTGCAATTTCATTGTTCTCACTGTGGGCATCAGGATGGGAAGCTACCCCTCGCCAGTCCTATGGTTTTTTCCGGATTGAGATACTCGGAGCTTTGGTCTCAATTCAAATGATATGGCTACTTGCTGGCATCCTCGTCTATGAAGCCATTTCAAGATTCTTTTATGAAACAGGTGAAGTTCAGGGCTTCCTTATGTTTCTTGTTTCAGCATTCGGTTTAGTGGTTAATATTATCATGGCTGTTCTGCTGGGCCACGATCATGGCCACAGTCATGGCCATGGTCATAGTCATGATCACGGTCATGGCCATGGCGGTCATGATCACAGCGATGCGAACGAGCACAACCATGAGCATACTGATGATATGCACACACATGGAATGACAATCAAAACTCAAGTGGTGAGCAAAGCTGGGCATTCCAAACATGATAAGAATCACCACCATGCTCATGCAACTGATCCTACCGTACCTCTGCTTGGTCCTTCCTCTGAATCTGAAGGTGAACACAATAAGCAGAAGAAGCAACGGAACATAAATGTTCAGGGTGCGTATCTTCATGTATTAGGGGATTCAATTCAAAGCATTGGGGTGATGATTGGTGGAGCCATTATATGGTATAAACCTGAATGGAAGATCATTGATCTAATATGCACTCTCATTTTCTCTGTGATTGTGCTGGGAACTACTATCAACATGTTGGGAAACATATGGGAGGTTCTGATGGAGAACACTCCCCGAGAAATTGATGCAACAAGGCTTGAGCAGGGACTTTGTGAGATGGATGAGGTTGTTGCAATACATGAGTTGCACATATGGGCAATTACAGTCGGGAAAGTGCTACTAGCTTGTCATGTAAAAGTGAAGCCTGAAGCCGACGCGGACATGGTACTGGACAAAGTTGTGGATTACATTAAAAAAGAATACAACATAAGTCACGTAACTATTCAGATTGAAAGAGAGCCACAGACTTGATGACATGCAATGAGCGTCTTGTAATCTAGTTGTGGCCCTGATGCTCTTGTTTTCAGGGGAAAAGGTCTGTTACATCACCTGGGGCTATATGATTATCATGTTTTATAAGTGTGATGTACTCGGCCAAAGATGatttatatttgtgtaatttcatTTCTCATAGTATGTTTATGGAGTCCTGCTTGTGATAAAGTTCTTCCGCCAGAAAATCATGTACATTTTGCTTAAGATTTGGATTTTTTATGCTAATGTTGTTGCATTCTTTTTGTTTCTTGATTGAAATGCCAACTTGAAATAGTAAGTACAGAGCTAGAATTGCACTTGCAAAGTCATTATCAGAAAAACAGAACACTAAATAGTCGCTTGCTTCTACAgggatataaaatattaattaaatgaaatttcttatattatcttatatatatataaacattattGTAGAATTTGGGAATCTGTAATAGCTAATTGATGACAATTCAGGATTTATCAGATATTTAGTCACATCGGAGATAATCGGTAAATcgacaaatatttttttgaaggaTAAATTGACAATGAATTTTAGAACAGTgtattaaaaacataaaaagtaaCCAAAAAAAAATCGACATCAGAGTAGTAAAAGCATGATGAACATATTTGTCAAAACACAAGTGaaagaataataaaaagtaGAGCTTTAGATGAGAATAAAGAACAGATAGATTGATAGATAGAATTTAAATAGTGCATCTCACCACCTGGATGCAAAGTCTACACATTTGTGCGTCAAAACAGGATCGTGCATGACTCCTTCCCCGCCACTTGGATAGCACGAACTTGATTCTCTTGTCCCCAATTCACTCCCTGTCTCTCTCTTTTAACAGATACGCACGTTTGTCTACCCATGTTTCTAGTTCTTGCATGTCTCATCAACCTATGTATTTAAATACTTATGTATCCATTGATCAGTTCTagagattaacaacaaataTGAGCACTGAGGAAGGAGGCACGCCAAAGTCTCCCAGCGGAGGCAAGGCTCCCAAGTTGAATGAGAGGATCCTCTCGTCTTTGTCCAGGAGACAAGTTGCAGCTCATCCGTGGCATGATCTTGATATCGGTAAGGAATTATACGTTTATCCTCTGACACTCAGACACGTATCCATTCTTCATTGATATATTCCTTTATCCTTGCTTGTAAAATTGTTAATGCTAAATTTAATCACGAGTTTTAACTGAATCAGGACCTGGAGCTCCCCAAACCGTGAACGTTGTAAGTACTTGCTAACACTCCTTCAATCTGCTCTCTGTTTCGGGCTCTGTCAACGTAGCTATCTAACGTCTCTTGATCAATTCACAGGTCTGCGAGATTACTAAAGGGAGTAAGGTGAAATATGAACTTGATAAGAAAACTGGTCTCATCAAGGTTGATCGTATCTTATACTCCTCGGTTGTCTATCCTCACAACTACGGATTCATTCCTCGAACATTATGTGAAGATAACGACCCCATGGATGTTTTGGTCTTGATGCAGGTTAGCTCAACTTCGATCCTTGGCCTAATATTAAATGAAATTACGATGCTAGATTGAAATCCAGTTAGCAAACCGTATACTAACTTATGCAACAACAGGAGCCAGTCATTCCTGGATGCTTTCTCCGTGCCAAGGCTATAGGACTGATGCCAATGATTGATCAGGTTCTTTTAAATGCGCTCAACAGGATCCTTCCTGCTGTAAAGATTAGTATTCGTGTGTGCTTACATTACTTTCCGATTTGAACCTTATATATAGGGAGAGAAGGATGACAAAATTATTGCAGTGTGTGCTGACGATCCAGAGTATCGTCATTATACTGATATCAACCAACTCCCCCCACATCGCCTTATGGAGATCCGTCGCTTTTTTGAAGATTGTAAGCTTATGTCTGATATATGTAACTGGATTTTAGTTTAGTATATGATTACTGATTGAGTTTTGGTTGATGAAAAATCTTAGACAAGAAGAATGAAAACAAGGAGGTTGCAGTGAACGAGTTTCTGCCTCCAGCTACAGCTCATGAAGCAATCCAACACTCTATGTAAGTTAAATCACTATGTTTAAGCATTAGTCATCCATTTGCCAATTGTTACCATTCGAAAACCAGAAAGAGTAATGTCCTCAGGAAGTAGTAAAATATCCTCTGAATCCCGCCCTCAATTGCAATGAACATGCTAAAGGAGCCTACATCTAAATTGTAGTACTGTACACTATTGCCTAAAGTTCACAGGCGCCTAGTCATAATCAGTTTATGGGGCCTTACGCGCAAGGCTTGTTCGCCTCTGGCCAGAGAAGTTTATGAATTTTTCTAAGGCTGCAAAACACATCAATAGGGAAAAATTAGGAAAGAAATGAGCGAAATCGACTCTAGCAGAAATAGATAGCCAGACGGATAACAAGGCTTAGTCATGTAAAGGCACTAAATTACCAACAAGTTCCAATCATAGTATCTTATTACGCTTAGTTATAACATTAGTTTCTTTAGTTGACAAATATTATCACTAAAATTTAACTTGCACTGCAGGGATCTCTATGCTGAGTACATCTTGCACAGTGACAAATAATATCACTAAAAATTTACCTTGCACCTGCAGGGACCTTTATGCCGAGTACATCTTGCACAGCTTGAGAAAATAGCTGGGGAAACTACTGTCCcggttaataattttttatggtcGTGCTGCCAGTAACCCTATCGTCTGAGATCACGGACCAGCTGTCATTGTTTTTCCTTTTGCAAATattgtttgtttattatttatacactaacaaattttatatagttACTGATTACTGATAAATGCTATTTTGTTGAGTTACTGTTTCAACTGCTCTCAGGCAGTTTCTATGTAACTACTTCATACTAAAGACGAACTTCAGTTCAGAACCATGTAATAGTATTAATGAGCCAATCACATGTTTCGAATTATTCTACTagatttttttcaataaaactcAAATGATAAAAGTGAAACATTATCAAAGAAGAGTAGAATACAAAACTATGCTCATTACACGGTTATACTTGATCTACAATATTAATAGTCCGTTACTGTAATTGCTGTTTTAAGATCTAGGACTTTCTTCCATTATTTCTTGTTACTTTCTTCGTTCAACATATGAAGTACGCGTATAATTTATTGCTAGAGTTGTGTTTAAGAATTGTAGTTTTAATACTTCGTTATATGGTTGTACTAAATTAGTGGTTTTATTGGTGAATGTTAGTGGCTCCTGGAAAcaatttaatttcataaataatgaagaatagagatttttttttgttctccTTGTATTGAGTGTTATGACTGGGCATAGTTTAGAAAACACATCTAGGTACGGTTCCAGTTGAGACATATTTTGAACCTCGTTTTCAAAGTGGATGCCTTCATTAGGCTCACGAgaagaaaaatatgatttataggCACTTCCAAGTGAAGGGCGAGCTCGTCCTCTATTGAATCATCTGGAGGTCCGAATTTACCATAACCAAAGTCTCTATCTTGttgattttcaatattataaGCAACCAAATGGGTGTATTGGCGAGTTTACCCTTCTTGACATGTTTCTGCATTCAGAAAATCAAATGTAGTGACTTGAAGAGACCAACTGATGTATTTTAGTTCCAAATACTGTGGGGGTTATCACCCATATTCCGAGAGGAGTGATGTAGCCCTGATCCGAATCAACAGTGTAATGTGCTGAGAGACTTAGAGAACCACGAAAGTTTATTAGCGTGTTAGACAGTCCTGAGATCGCATCCAGCGGAAACTCAACCACCTCAAACATTTCAAGCTGAAAATCAAATGATAATAATCGAAAGTCTTGAGATAGCGTGCTGATGAAGGTGGTGGTGGTAATAATGTCGAGATGGAGGTGATGATGGCAGAGGTCGAGATGAAGGTGGTGAAAGAGGTGGAGGTGGGGTGGACGTTGGTGGTAGACACGGTGGAGGAGGACGGGAGGGATGGTGGACATGAATGGGGTGGCAGTAGGCGACAAATGTGGAGGGAGCGGCGGACATGGTGTTGCCGGAAGTGGAGGCGTCGCTgaagaagatggaggtggaggtggtgtTGTTAAAAGATTTAGTGATATTGTATTTAGA
This region includes:
- the LOC108210109 gene encoding metal tolerance protein 1, whose product is MDMQHSEQGHIIEVCGDLQVQERTAGANKICDGAPCGFSDAKSSPKEAKERSDSMRKLVIAVALCIVFMTVEVVGGLKANSLAILTDAAHLLSDVAAFAISLFSLWASGWEATPRQSYGFFRIEILGALVSIQMIWLLAGILVYEAISRFFYETGEVQGFLMFLVSAFGLVVNIIMAVLLGHDHGHSHGHGHSHDHGHGHGGHDHSDANEHNHEHTDDMHTHGMTIKTQVVSKAGHSKHDKNHHHAHATDPTVPLLGPSSESEGEHNKQKKQRNINVQGAYLHVLGDSIQSIGVMIGGAIIWYKPEWKIIDLICTLIFSVIVLGTTINMLGNIWEVLMENTPREIDATRLEQGLCEMDEVVAIHELHIWAITVGKVLLACHVKVKPEADADMVLDKVVDYIKKEYNISHVTIQIEREPQT
- the LOC108208247 gene encoding soluble inorganic pyrophosphatase 1 isoform X2 → MSTEEGGTPKSPSGGKAPKLNERILSSLSRRQVAAHPWHDLDIGPGAPQTVNVVCEITKGSKVKYELDKKTGLIKVDRILYSSVVYPHNYGFIPRTLCEDNDPMDVLVLMQEPVIPGCFLRAKAIGLMPMIDQGEKDDKIIAVCADDPEYRHYTDINQLPPHRLMEIRRFFEDYKKNENKEVAVNEFLPPATAHEAIQHSMDLYAEYILHSDK
- the LOC108208247 gene encoding soluble inorganic pyrophosphatase 1 isoform X1; this translates as MSTEEGGTPKSPSGGKAPKLNERILSSLSRRQVAAHPWHDLDIGPGAPQTVNVVCEITKGSKVKYELDKKTGLIKVDRILYSSVVYPHNYGFIPRTLCEDNDPMDVLVLMQEPVIPGCFLRAKAIGLMPMIDQGEKDDKIIAVCADDPEYRHYTDINQLPPHRLMEIRRFFEDYKKNENKEVAVNEFLPPATAHEAIQHSMDLYAEYILHSLRK